The following coding sequences lie in one Ostrea edulis chromosome 8, xbOstEdul1.1, whole genome shotgun sequence genomic window:
- the LOC125662478 gene encoding uncharacterized protein LOC125662478 translates to MHFLLQVVAVSAVLNSVLCGNAYTKYSYRDYGKYRLGELSGSNRLISSLVLPRMSPLESVHLGSGLAPRIRRLKSVSLGSGLRGLRSPYLGPRISGLKSVRLGSTLGSVSSPYLTPSVGTLKSLRLGSTLGSVSSPYLTPSVGTLKSLRFGSTLGRVSSPYLTRSVGSLKSLRLGSKLSRVSSPYLTRSVGSLKSLRLGSTLGRVSSPYLTRSVGSLKSLRLGSNLGSVSSPYLPRSVGTLKSLRLGSTLGRVSSPYLPQSVGTLKSLHLGSKLGRVSSPYLTRSVGSLKSLRLGSKLGRVSAPYLTRSVGSLKSLRLGSKLGRVSSPYMTPSVGTLKSFRLGSGLDSVSSPYMSPSIYKLKSTNLGLGIGNMRSSHLGQRLRDLKSPYIRSGMILDDRRGSMLAADFEDESTSGSFIGNSVDFDDFPTSAVSTQLESVAPAFAGYRDVSEYDRHYRFSDDDLYDNTLARHDSVDPSLMGGSDLSSLTYSKIFSGPAVSEQVANTGLAVTGYDDDYDAGYGLEGQSVGDGMHYEYGYSGTMQPGESSFSTIKYTNPIRKYASKLVI, encoded by the exons ATGCACTTCCTTCTCCAAGTCGTTGCAGTATCAGCTGTCCTCAATTCCGTATTGTGTGGAAATGCCTACACAAAATATAGTTACCGTGACTACGGAAAATACCGCCTTGGTGAACTGTCAGGATCAAACCGCTTGATTTCATCACTAGTGCTTCCCAGAATGAGTCCGTTGGAATCAGTACACTTGGGGTCAGGACTAGCCCCACGTATACGTAGATTGAAATCAGTCAGCTTAGGGTCAGGGTTACGTGGTTTGCGTTCACCGTATCTCGGTCCAAGAATTAGTGGTTTAAAATCTGTACGTTTGGGTTCAACACTAGGCAGTGTCAGTTCACCTTATCTGACTCCAAGTGTAGGTACCTTAAAATCTCTGCGTTTGGGTTCAACACTAGGCAGTGTCAGTTCACCTTATCTGACTCCAAGTGTAGGTACCTTAAAATCACTGCGTTTTGGTTCAACACTAGGCAGGGTCAGTTCACCTTATCTGACTCGAAGTGTAGGTAGTTTGAAATCATTACGTTTGGGTTCAAAACTAAGCCGTGTCAGTTCACCTTATCTGACTCGAAGTGTAGGTAGCTTGAAATCATTGCGTTTGGGTTCAACACTAGGCAGGGTCAGTTCACCTTATCTTACTCGAAGTGTAGGTAGCTTGAAATCATTGCGTTTGGGTTCAAACCTAGGCAGTGTCAGTTCACCTTATCTGCCTCGAAGTGTAGGTACCTTAAAATCACTGCGTTTGGGTTCAACATTAGGCAGGGTCAGTTCGCCTTATCTGCCTCAAAGTGTAGGTACCTTAAAATCACTGCATTTGGGTTCAAAACTAGGCAGGGTCAGTTCACCTTATCTGACTCGAAGTGTAGGTAGCTTGAAATCATTGCGTTTGGGTTCAAAACTAGGCAGGGTCAGTGCACCTTATCTGACTCGAAGTGTAGGTAGCTTGAAATCATTGCGTTTGGGTTCAAAACTAGGCAGAGTCAGTTCACCTTATATGACTCCAAGTGTAGGTACCTTAAAATCATTTCGTTTGGGTTCAGGACTTGACAGTGTAAGTTCACCTTATATGAGTCCTAGTATATATAAGTTGAAATCAACAAATTTGGGCTTAGGAATAGGTAACATGCGTTCCTCTCATCTGGGTCAAAGATTACGTGACCTGAAATCCCCATATATTCGATCTGGTATGATATTAGACGATAGAAGAGGAAGTATGCTCGCTGCTGATTTTGAAGACGAGTCAACTTCTGGAAGTTTCATTGGGAACTCTGTAGATTTCGATGATTTTCCTACCTCAGCAGTTTCTACACAGCTAGAGAGTGTGGCCCCCGCCTTTGCAGGGTATAGAGATGTTAGTGAATATGATAGACATTATCGATTTTCTGATGATGATCTCTACGACAACACATTAGCGAGACACGATAGCGTGGATCCAAGTTTAATGGGTGGATCGGATTTGTCGTCCCTGAcatattccaaaatattttcCGGACCAGCAGTTTCTGAACAGGTAGCAAATACGGGGCTGGCCGTGACTGGGTATGATGATGACTATGACGCAGGTTATGGACTTGAGGGGCAATCAGTTGGTGATGGTATGCATTACGAGTACGGATACAGTGGAACGATGCAACCTGGTGAATCTTCTTTCTCTACCATAAAGTACACCAATCCAATTAGAAAATATGCATCCAAACTTGTGATATG A